In uncultured Cohaesibacter sp., a genomic segment contains:
- a CDS encoding FAD-dependent monooxygenase: MQFHLNGFKPGNYQIPDAARKPYPNPPVEDLPAKVDVLIVGTGPAGLTMARQMSEFADITTCIVDKEPGPLLFGRADGISSRTMEIMEAFNSSEMVVKETYQLKQNTFWEPDPENPQNIKLTHKIPDARAGLSEFTHGIVNQARLHELLLDGMENSITALRPHYCRELVDLEIDDSLTQDLDAYPITATFKRTDKEGNEAEEIVKARYVVGCDGARSNVRRALDIPLQGESANKAWGVMDILLNTDFPYIRVKSFLQSHDHGAVMTIPREGGYLCRFYVELDLLDKDKRASDVKLTEKDLIAKAQKVFCPYTLDVKEVAWWSVYEVGQRIAERFDNRPLGSSDDIIPRAFVAGDACHTHSPKGGWGLNTSLPDTFNLGWKLAAVLQGRSDPKLLSTYATERRKVAQQLIDADRELSKLVATRPVAGDASDQAKIDTAKIEAFMKRQSGFVAGTSIEYYPSYICTGQENQELATGFHIGQRFHSAEATRVADGRSQHLGHLVKADGRWRLFVFGDAQSPLEPTSASARLVDFLANDENSPVKKYTPKGADIDAIIDTYAVFQQQDLSMHDLQDYLWPAKGKYGLRDYEKVFQTDPDKDIYEMRGIDRSKGCVVVVRPDQHIATILPLDAHEQLTEFFDVFMLDQRGR; encoded by the coding sequence ATGCAATTTCATCTCAATGGTTTCAAGCCGGGCAATTATCAAATTCCGGATGCTGCAAGGAAACCATATCCGAACCCGCCGGTTGAAGACCTGCCCGCAAAAGTCGATGTACTGATCGTGGGCACAGGTCCAGCCGGTTTGACCATGGCGCGTCAGATGAGCGAGTTTGCGGACATTACAACTTGTATTGTCGACAAGGAGCCTGGCCCGCTGCTGTTTGGACGTGCTGATGGTATTTCTTCACGCACCATGGAGATTATGGAAGCGTTTAACAGCAGCGAAATGGTCGTGAAAGAAACCTATCAGCTGAAGCAAAATACATTTTGGGAACCGGATCCGGAAAATCCGCAAAACATCAAACTGACCCATAAAATTCCTGACGCGAGAGCCGGGCTTTCCGAGTTTACCCATGGGATCGTCAATCAGGCGCGCCTTCATGAGCTCTTGCTGGACGGAATGGAAAATTCGATCACTGCTCTGCGTCCCCATTATTGCCGTGAGCTGGTTGATTTGGAGATAGACGACAGCCTGACACAGGATCTGGATGCTTACCCGATTACGGCCACATTCAAGCGCACCGACAAGGAGGGCAACGAAGCCGAGGAGATCGTCAAGGCTCGTTATGTCGTCGGCTGTGATGGCGCGCGAAGCAATGTGCGTAGAGCATTGGATATTCCGCTGCAGGGGGAATCTGCCAACAAGGCCTGGGGTGTCATGGACATTCTTCTCAATACGGATTTTCCCTATATCCGCGTCAAGAGTTTCCTCCAGTCCCACGACCATGGGGCCGTTATGACAATCCCTCGGGAAGGCGGATATCTCTGCAGGTTTTATGTGGAGCTGGACCTGCTCGACAAAGACAAGCGTGCGTCAGATGTCAAACTGACGGAGAAAGACCTGATAGCAAAGGCGCAGAAGGTATTCTGTCCTTACACGCTTGATGTGAAAGAGGTGGCCTGGTGGTCTGTCTATGAAGTGGGGCAGCGCATCGCAGAACGCTTTGACAACCGACCGCTTGGCAGCTCGGATGACATCATTCCCCGTGCGTTTGTGGCCGGAGATGCCTGCCACACCCATAGCCCGAAGGGCGGTTGGGGGCTGAACACCTCGCTGCCGGACACCTTCAATCTTGGATGGAAGCTGGCCGCGGTTCTGCAAGGTCGCAGCGATCCCAAGCTTTTGAGCACTTACGCCACGGAGCGTCGCAAGGTTGCGCAACAACTGATTGACGCAGATCGTGAGCTGTCGAAGCTGGTCGCCACCCGTCCGGTTGCCGGTGATGCATCCGACCAAGCCAAGATTGATACCGCCAAGATCGAAGCTTTCATGAAGCGGCAAAGCGGGTTCGTGGCGGGGACGTCGATTGAATACTACCCGTCATATATTTGCACCGGGCAGGAAAATCAGGAGTTGGCAACCGGTTTTCACATTGGTCAGCGGTTCCACTCCGCCGAAGCCACGCGTGTGGCCGATGGCCGAAGCCAGCATCTGGGGCATCTGGTAAAGGCGGATGGTCGCTGGCGCCTGTTTGTGTTTGGTGACGCGCAATCACCTTTGGAGCCGACTTCGGCCTCTGCCCGGTTGGTCGATTTCCTTGCCAATGATGAAAACTCGCCGGTGAAGAAATACACGCCGAAAGGGGCTGATATCGATGCGATCATCGATACCTATGCCGTCTTCCAGCAACAGGACTTGTCGATGCACGACCTGCAGGACTATCTGTGGCCGGCAAAAGGCAAATACGGGTTGCGGGATTACGAGAAGGTGTTTCAGACCGACCCAGACAAGGACATCTACGAGATGCGGGGCATTGACCGGTCCAAAGGCTGTGTTGTGGTGGTCAGACCGGACCAACATATCGCGACCATCCTGCCTCTCGACGCGCATGAGCAACTCACTGAGTTCTTTGATGTGTTCATGCTTGATCAGCGTGGGCGGTAA
- a CDS encoding TRAP transporter substrate-binding protein — translation MNIFKRTILAGAGFVATLTAMPAYAATELVLSSWLPPRHQLVEGAIKPWAKQVEEVTEGRVTIRVLAKPLGAPPAHYDMARDGVADITYGLHSFVNDGRFLRSRVGQFSFLGNDAVSVSKSFWTVYTEDLDAAAEHEGTHILGLFTHGPGALLSKDKHFKAASDFSGFKVRTPGGYPADLLKGMGATTLFMSSGEVYEKLTRGVIDGVCMPLDSLLAFKLEKHLTDVMTVSGGLYNTSWFLVMNQAKWDGISPEDQEAIMSVSGLAFSELAGKAWDEKDAEGFEATGKAGINVYPADDAVLDQLLSVAAPLEKAWVEEVSAQGFDAAGALAKMQTAKPSN, via the coding sequence ATGAACATCTTTAAACGCACTATTCTTGCAGGGGCAGGTTTTGTCGCTACGCTGACAGCCATGCCAGCTTACGCAGCAACAGAGCTTGTCTTGTCAAGCTGGCTACCGCCACGCCATCAGCTTGTAGAGGGGGCGATCAAGCCTTGGGCAAAGCAGGTTGAAGAGGTCACCGAAGGCCGAGTAACCATCCGCGTGCTGGCCAAACCGCTCGGTGCACCACCCGCCCATTACGACATGGCACGTGATGGCGTCGCCGATATCACCTACGGGCTGCACAGCTTCGTAAACGATGGCCGGTTCCTGCGGTCGCGCGTCGGTCAGTTCTCTTTTCTTGGCAATGATGCCGTGAGCGTGTCGAAGAGCTTCTGGACCGTATATACTGAAGACCTCGACGCTGCCGCCGAACATGAAGGTACACATATCCTTGGTCTTTTCACCCATGGCCCGGGGGCGCTTCTGTCCAAAGACAAGCATTTCAAGGCAGCGAGCGATTTTTCCGGCTTCAAAGTGCGTACACCGGGAGGCTATCCGGCAGATCTGCTGAAGGGTATGGGTGCCACAACGCTGTTTATGTCTTCGGGCGAGGTTTATGAAAAGCTGACGCGCGGCGTGATCGACGGTGTTTGTATGCCGTTGGACTCGCTTCTGGCCTTCAAACTCGAAAAGCATCTCACCGATGTGATGACCGTCAGCGGCGGGCTTTACAATACCTCCTGGTTCCTCGTCATGAACCAGGCCAAATGGGACGGTATCTCCCCGGAAGATCAGGAGGCAATCATGTCCGTTTCCGGTCTGGCCTTCTCGGAGCTGGCCGGCAAGGCATGGGACGAAAAAGATGCGGAGGGCTTTGAAGCGACCGGCAAGGCAGGCATCAATGTTTATCCTGCAGATGATGCGGTGCTCGATCAGCTCCTGTCCGTTGCGGCCCCGCTGGAAAAGGCATGGGTCGAAGAAGTGAGTGCACAGGGGTTTGACGCTGCGGGTGCATTGGCCAAGATGCAGACCGCGAAACCTTCTAACTGA
- a CDS encoding M20/M25/M40 family metallo-hydrolase, whose amino-acid sequence MTKNVTIIRASEKFNKAAETLASDHDRFVNDIITLTEIPAPPFKEERRSEAYEAMFRALGLEDVARDEVNNVTGLRRGIGNGALVVVAAHLDTVFPEGTDVTVKREGTKLMAPGIGDDTRGLATLLAFIRALDAADIETEQDILFVGNVGEEGLGDLRGTRHLFTKSAYKDKIGCFFTFDGIEPQDLTTGAVGSSRYRITFRGPGGHSLGAFGTVNPAYALGHFLVGMSRLEAPSDPRSSYCASVFSGGTSVNAIPEAVWVEIDLRSEDADVLKQLNDDVRQLIKDAVAYENGRGNTASGEISADVEQIGNRPAGATDTNSDIVRACCEALTILGYQPDLSASSTDANIPMSLGIPAVNFGHGGTGGNAHRLDEWIDVEPTESVRGLTAGLLAVVATAGLFEGQGH is encoded by the coding sequence ATGACCAAGAACGTTACAATCATTCGCGCAAGCGAAAAATTCAACAAGGCAGCCGAAACTCTCGCTTCGGATCACGACCGTTTCGTAAATGATATCATTACCCTGACGGAAATTCCGGCTCCTCCCTTCAAGGAAGAGAGGCGCAGTGAAGCCTATGAGGCGATGTTTAGAGCTCTTGGTCTGGAAGACGTCGCCCGAGACGAAGTCAATAACGTTACCGGCCTGCGCCGTGGAATCGGAAACGGTGCCCTTGTGGTGGTGGCCGCGCATCTTGATACGGTCTTTCCGGAAGGAACCGATGTAACAGTGAAGCGCGAGGGCACAAAGCTGATGGCGCCCGGAATTGGCGATGACACCCGCGGCCTAGCCACTTTGCTTGCTTTCATTCGTGCCCTTGATGCGGCGGACATAGAAACCGAACAGGATATTCTTTTCGTTGGCAACGTGGGAGAAGAGGGGCTGGGAGATTTGCGCGGAACCCGGCATCTTTTCACCAAAAGCGCCTATAAGGACAAGATCGGTTGCTTTTTCACCTTTGACGGCATCGAGCCGCAGGACCTGACCACAGGTGCTGTCGGGTCATCCCGCTATCGCATTACGTTCAGGGGGCCCGGTGGCCACAGTCTTGGTGCGTTCGGCACGGTCAACCCGGCTTATGCCCTTGGCCATTTCCTCGTTGGAATGTCCAGATTGGAAGCCCCGAGCGATCCGCGCAGTTCCTATTGTGCCAGCGTTTTCAGCGGTGGGACGTCAGTCAACGCCATTCCGGAAGCCGTTTGGGTCGAGATTGATCTGCGCTCTGAGGATGCGGATGTTCTGAAGCAGCTGAATGATGACGTTCGCCAACTGATCAAGGATGCCGTTGCCTATGAAAATGGCCGTGGAAACACAGCGTCTGGCGAAATTTCTGCAGACGTCGAGCAGATCGGCAATCGCCCTGCGGGGGCCACAGACACGAATTCGGATATCGTCAGGGCCTGCTGCGAAGCATTGACCATTTTGGGCTATCAGCCGGACCTGTCTGCCTCCTCTACGGATGCCAATATCCCGATGTCACTCGGTATTCCGGCTGTCAATTTCGGTCATGGTGGAACTGGTGGCAATGCTCATCGCCTTGATGAGTGGATCGACGTGGAACCGACAGAGAGCGTGCGTGGGCTGACCGCAGGGCTTCTTGCGGTCGTTGCAACAGCAGGGCTTTTCGAAGGCCAGGGTCATTAG
- a CDS encoding deaminase gives MSSRPGFDEWVLECADAVARRSRDPSTKVGCVIVRPDKSFAAVGYNGFPRSMEDRGEWWDSREEKYDRVIHAEMNALAAMKEPARGCIVYVTHPPCKECTKFLAAHQVAKVVWRHNDGIQGRFDTTRSEEILTDCGIAFEVVG, from the coding sequence ATGTCTTCCAGACCCGGTTTTGATGAATGGGTGCTTGAGTGCGCCGATGCCGTTGCCAGACGCAGCCGTGATCCATCCACCAAGGTGGGCTGCGTGATCGTGCGCCCGGACAAGAGCTTTGCCGCTGTCGGCTATAACGGCTTCCCCCGTTCGATGGAGGACCGTGGCGAATGGTGGGACTCACGTGAAGAGAAATATGATCGCGTCATCCATGCCGAGATGAACGCTCTGGCTGCCATGAAGGAGCCTGCCAGGGGCTGCATCGTCTATGTCACCCACCCGCCCTGCAAGGAATGCACGAAGTTCCTCGCCGCTCATCAGGTCGCCAAGGTCGTCTGGCGCCATAATGATGGCATTCAGGGGCGTTTCGATACCACCCGCAGCGAGGAGATCCTCACTGACTGTGGCATCGCGTTCGAGGTGGTGGGGTAA
- the ybaK gene encoding Cys-tRNA(Pro) deacylase, protein MSDSTPATLALKKGKVDFSLLRYEYDPDADRVGLQAAEAIGADPAEVFKSLMIELDGKPVCAVVPSDCEVNMKKLAKAFGGKHAAMMLPASAERITGYKVGGISPLGQRKRVRTVLDESAMDKPLIHINGGQRGLQIRIEPKALVDFMGCVVADLIR, encoded by the coding sequence ATGTCCGACAGTACGCCCGCAACACTGGCCCTCAAGAAGGGCAAGGTGGACTTTTCGCTTTTGCGTTATGAGTATGATCCCGATGCAGACCGGGTCGGGCTGCAGGCGGCTGAGGCGATCGGGGCGGATCCGGCCGAAGTGTTCAAATCCTTGATGATCGAGCTTGATGGCAAACCTGTTTGCGCGGTGGTGCCGTCCGATTGCGAGGTCAACATGAAGAAGCTGGCCAAGGCCTTTGGCGGCAAGCATGCCGCCATGATGCTGCCCGCCAGTGCCGAGCGGATCACGGGCTACAAGGTGGGCGGCATCAGCCCGCTCGGCCAGCGCAAGCGGGTGCGCACGGTGCTGGATGAAAGCGCCATGGACAAACCGCTCATTCATATCAATGGTGGCCAGCGCGGCTTGCAGATCCGCATCGAGCCGAAGGCGCTTGTCGATTTCATGGGCTGCGTGGTCGCCGATCTGATCCGCTAG
- a CDS encoding GNAT family N-acetyltransferase — protein sequence MDTNRYRLETRTPPLTDFLRLREITGLTVYSEEAARAGLKGTVAAATIYHGDDVVGIGRLVGDGGCVFVICDIAVDPAHQGNGLGKAIMASLMDYVNRELKPKAYVTIIADIPANRLYEQFGFEETAPESVGMAYRVS from the coding sequence ATGGATACCAACCGCTATCGTCTGGAAACCCGGACCCCACCCCTCACAGACTTTCTGCGCCTGAGGGAAATCACCGGTCTTACCGTCTATTCAGAGGAAGCAGCACGGGCTGGCCTGAAGGGAACCGTCGCAGCTGCGACCATCTACCACGGCGACGATGTGGTTGGCATCGGACGGCTGGTCGGTGATGGCGGCTGCGTGTTCGTGATTTGCGACATCGCCGTCGACCCGGCCCATCAAGGCAATGGCCTTGGTAAAGCCATCATGGCCAGCCTGATGGACTATGTGAACCGGGAGCTGAAGCCAAAGGCCTACGTCACCATCATTGCCGACATTCCGGCCAACAGGCTCTATGAACAATTCGGCTTTGAAGAAACGGCTCCCGAATCCGTCGGCATGGCCTACAGGGTTTCCTGA
- the speB gene encoding agmatinase: protein MLDLTYPAFLESELTENESNPQKALFEVIPCPLEKTVSYGAGTSAGPLALLEASQELERYDGKGFPIKKGIYTSPVINCDQPIEAVIKDLRARTTASVKAGRIPVTLGGEHSLSYGAIMGVVDALDAPVGIIQIDAHADLRVAYQGQKHSHASVMHLCAVERRLPLMQFGIRALCIEEHESRMNEAHISFVDAEKLVTERLTAVDLPEDFPEHVYVTFDVDGLDPSIMPATGTPVPGGLSYYQSLQLIAHALKGRKCVGMDVVELAPIEGQWAWDFTAANLTYRLMGLVSGH, encoded by the coding sequence ATGCTTGATCTGACCTATCCCGCCTTTCTGGAATCGGAACTGACAGAAAACGAAAGCAATCCGCAAAAGGCCCTGTTTGAAGTCATTCCCTGCCCGCTGGAAAAAACGGTCTCCTATGGTGCCGGAACGTCTGCAGGCCCGCTGGCGCTGCTGGAAGCCAGTCAGGAGCTGGAGCGCTATGACGGCAAGGGCTTCCCGATCAAGAAAGGCATCTACACCTCGCCCGTGATCAATTGCGACCAGCCCATCGAGGCCGTCATCAAGGATCTGCGCGCCCGCACGACAGCCAGTGTCAAGGCAGGCCGTATCCCGGTGACCCTTGGCGGCGAACACAGCCTTTCCTATGGTGCCATCATGGGGGTGGTGGACGCCCTTGATGCCCCGGTCGGCATCATCCAGATCGACGCCCACGCAGACCTGCGCGTCGCCTATCAGGGCCAGAAGCATTCCCATGCCTCGGTCATGCATCTCTGCGCGGTGGAGCGTCGCCTGCCGCTGATGCAATTCGGCATCCGCGCCCTCTGCATCGAGGAACACGAGAGCCGCATGAACGAAGCGCATATTTCCTTCGTTGATGCGGAAAAGCTGGTTACGGAACGGCTGACGGCGGTCGACCTGCCGGAAGATTTCCCCGAGCATGTCTATGTCACATTCGACGTCGACGGCCTTGACCCGTCGATCATGCCAGCAACCGGCACGCCGGTTCCTGGCGGTCTCAGCTACTACCAGAGCCTTCAGCTCATTGCCCACGCCCTCAAGGGTCGCAAATGTGTCGGGATGGATGTGGTGGAACTGGCCCCGATCGAGGGACAGTGGGCCTGGGACTTCACCGCCGCCAACCTGACCTATCGCCTGATGGGCCTTGTCAGCGGCCACTGA